A window of Epinephelus lanceolatus isolate andai-2023 chromosome 3, ASM4190304v1, whole genome shotgun sequence genomic DNA:
AAGGGCTCCCTAGAGGATATTCACTCAGGTCTTTTGCGCactgggcttctgtagaaacagCGACAGAGCCAGGCATAAACATTCGAGGCATTTTCTGGCAGCTATGTGGACTATTTTCAAGCCATTTGATATCATGGAGCCCCTAAAATCTGCATCATTTGGGATAAGCATGATAGTTTACAATCAGTCTATtaactttttaatatttatagATTCCTTTATTCCACTGAACTCCTTGGCATATTTTAGGTAGGAAAGGAATTTGGCATAAACAATTTACTTATCTTGAAACCTAATTTTGTTATACTATGCAGTAGTAGAGTTCACAAAATGAATATTAAGCTGTAACAATTACATTAGATTTCTTTAGGGAATGGCCTAATAGGGTAAACAACATGGGCATGTGTTATTATCTgagtgacacacagctgaaagtattataaaaaacatttgggGCTTTTGAGACAACATTGGGTGTCCCCCGCCCAGCCTCTGTGTAAAAGACACTCCATCGTGTCTTATCTACCCTAGGGGCTTGCAAGCACCTTAAGAGCATAGGGACACCCCTGTCCTCCCAAGTCCACCAGTGGTGACATGAGGTAGTTGACACTTTTAGGCTGGACCTCTATTCCAAGTCACACAGCTGGGCAGTGAATGCGACATACAGCCCTGGGTAGAGTGGCTTTGTGAAAGTGGTTTCCTCTCTGTGCATCAGCTGCAGCGTCGTGTCACAGACACAGTAGTAGGTCAGACTACCCGCCTTATGATCGAGGTACACACCGACTCTGGAGGACTGAGGCTCCGGCACCTCAGTCTCCTCATCATTGTGTCTGAAACATTTGCTGTTACTGTTTATGTCTAAACTCCAGGATTTGTCATTGCACCCGAACGCACACTCGGAATAATAGTCTGATCTGCCCAGATCTTTGTACGCCACTGCTACTTCAACAGACCTGTCAaactccacctcccagtaacagcGTCCAGTCAGACCCTCTTTGCACAGCACCTGATAGAGGTGAGAGAACCTCTCTGGGTGTTCAGGGTAGTCCTGGACTAGATCTGTGAGCTCCGCCTTTCTGTTCCCCTCAGACAGGACCATCTCTCTGTATGCTGTGTTTGGGTCCAGGGTGAGGTGACAGTAatctgagaggagaggaagaaggggaCAGATGTATAAAAAACTGAGTTATTTAAATACCTCAAGCCTCAACGTGTGACTGCATTTTGTTTCAGGAATAGGCCAACATCAGCACTCTCAACTGGGATGACTTTAAAACTTGCTGCGAGAGTGAAGGAATGATTTAACATTTTGTAAAATAGGCTTATTTGCATTCTTGCAAAGAGGTACGTATGCATATGTCAATATAGTTATATGTATGGCATTATATGAACCATCCATATAATAACAAAATTATTGCCAGCATAGTAGTTCTTGGCACCTATGCCCAACTGTATGTTCAGTACATATCCTACAGAGTAAACAGCTAATTTCCATGGCATGTCATTGTTATCTGTTATCAATCTAtgagagactttttttttttatcattaaaaaaaaaaaggactcacATTTTAAGAGGTCTGCTCTGGTCTGAGGCTCATCCATCAATGAATCATCTGCTtcaccaaacacacaaacacacacacgttcagtCTCATATTAACAGTTCTTTTCATGTGCTTATATGTGACGCTAAAATCATTGACGTGTTATTTATAAGGATATTTTCGACATCAATGTATTACATAATAtggcaaatatttaaaaagtctttcataaaataataataaaacagagaACACCACATGAATTCATACAAAAAGTGTAATCAATCACAGTTTACATAAAACCATTCATATGGACAACAAACCATAATACGCTTAAATTATTACTGAATGACTTCACTGAAATTTGATAACACAGTATGAAATGATAACGCTGATATGTTATTCAGGGACAAAGTCCATCCATGTGTGATGCTGGCACATTTGTTGCGtgggtgtgttgtgtgtgctgtgtacCAGGGGCAGGTGTGGTGTTGAACACAGGGCGGAAGGGTGGAACTTGCTGGTCTTGCTCCTGTAGAAATCAATGTTAGTaatgtgtttctctctgtgacTCTGGCAGAATACAGAAAATAATGGTGACTAtgaaattaattgaaaaataatCTAATGTAATAATCAGCTTATAATGCATCCTATTGATTATGAACACACAATATTCATCTTAGAAGGtattacacatacatacaatatGTTTTAAAGCATCACTTAATTCATTAATATGGGTTAACCATTCATGAAAATGAATAATCTCATGTTTTTTGTGGAGAAGAGGTctgttaaaaacatttattgtattttttctaTCAAGTAATGTCTCCATTAAGAATATTTTTCCATAAGAATGGACGAAAACAAAACCCCACACATTTGagtaaatattttttgtgtttgtaacaTAATAGGGATCTGAATGGGTTAAAATGGGTGCAGACAGATGACACACACTTGtcataaactacattttaccaTTGACGCTGGAGGTGCAGCTCCTCTCTTGCTGTTGCTGTGACTTTGGTTAAAACTTGTATCCGGGACGCCTGTGTCGACTCTGACAGCTTTGTCTTTGTATATTGCTAGTGTCTACAAATATCAAACTAGACTCTTACACAGTCTGGCTCACTGTCTTCACCTTGTTTCACCCCAGGAAGAGACGAAAAACTCACTTGTATGTTTATGACCAGCTGCGGGGAGTGGCCTTGGTCTACATTAAGTCAACGGCACAGGCATAGTAGTCTATCACCGATGTAGTCGATCGAAGCGGAACATCCTATACAGAGTAGATGAAGCTTTTAAAACAATGTACGTAACCTAGAAATAAGCAGTGATatatttaaagtaaattaaTGTCATTGTTAGCACATTTTAGGAACCACGACGTCAGCTTTATAAATATTACTCATTATCAATTATTCAGGTCTTGCTTAGTGTCTGTCATTGAAACATCGTGGTGCGCACAACATGACAGAAGCTAACGTTACGCAGTTGTGTCCTAGCTAGCATTGTAAGTTGGATTTTTTAAGTTCTGTTAATTGTCGCGTTGTTAGATAGATTAAAATCGTTAAATATGTTAACTTCTGTCGCCTGTTCGTGTGTGCGAAACGGGAGGAAAGTCTCGGTCCCTGTAGCTAAGTTGTCCCTGTTTTCAACGGTTAAAAAGTCGACCAGAACCCTGAGTGTAACAGGGGTACACGATTTGTCACGACACCGGTTACCCGGACTCCTCACGCCGACTCCCTGGCAGCTGCTGTCCGCCAGATCTGTGTCCCTATCAGCCGCTTCCCATGGGGGTGCAGACCCTCTGGGCTCACCTTCAACCCCAGCCGAGAGCGACCCACCAGACAGGGAGAACTTCGGCTCCCTCTCCACCGACATGTCCTCCAGGAGGTCGTTCAAGAAAATGAGCCCATACATCCAGGACCTGCAGTATCGAGAGGAGGACGATAATGGTGGTAAGGAGCTGGTGAGACCTCGCAGGAGGCCCGGGACGAGAAACACACCGTACTGGTACTTCCTACAGTGCAAGAGGCTGATCAAAGAGAACAAGGTGAGTCCATCTGAGCTGGTCTGTCTGTCCCCTCACCTCCTCCTGTGTGCTGACATTACATAACATTATTTGTCCTCTCACAGCTGCAGGAAGCTTTGGATGTGTTCAGCAGAGACATGCTGCAGGGAGAGAGGCTGCAGCCGGAGGAGTTCAACTACACTGTGCTGATAGGAGGCTGTGGTCGAGCTGGACAGCCAAAGAGGGCCTTCAGACTCTACAATGATGTAGGAATATCATATTTATACACTTTTATAATGCTTATATGGTCCCTTAGCATGTTCATTAACATGTCACATGATAGACAAGATCCTAAAGTGGTGTAAAACAGTGTTCTCTGTCTGTTATATAGAAATTGTCAAGCCACAACCAGCTTGCATGTATTATTTTTAGTTTAACTATTGATTTATAATGTAATAAATCCTACCTTCACAAAAGATATAGGCCTGATGTTCAATGTTTGTTATACACTACATACATACACTACACTTCTgcagcaccacaaactgcaaCCTGTCGGTAAAGataaataatagaacagctgaAACCGTCTgttaagttcagaaaatgacatcgctttactgtaatgcagcctttataaccaggaaaagacaacacttacaatattacaatatccaaaatttaagacgatatctagtctcatatcatgatatcgatatatcattgatatattgcccagcccgaGTTCAAGTTAGATTATTTGTCAGTTATCAGCgtcacatttttatatttcagatGTCAACTTCTTAACACAAACTTCTCAGGTTGAATATAATGTCTGTAATAATGTGTGTCTTCCAGATGAAGAAACGAGGTCTAGATCCCACAGATGCCACCTACACCGCCCTGTTTAATGCCTGCGCTGAGTCGCCATTCAAACAAGCAGGTCTCCAGCAAGCATTGAAGTTGGAGCAAGAACTCCGTCGTAAAAACCACCCCCTCAGCACCATCACGTATCATGCCCTCCTCAAGACACACGCCATCACCAACCACCTTCAAGCCtgcattcacacactcagggtACGACACGATCCGACAttactgcatgtgtgtggaaGGTTGGTCATCTGTTAGATTTATGTTTCTACATTAGTCTGTGCTTGTTTGTAGGAGATGCTGCAGAACGGCCACGCTGTAACTCGGGAGACGTTTCACTACTTGCTGATGGGCTGTTTGAAGAACAAGGAAACTGGATTCAGACTGGCTCTACAGGTAGATATGTGATTTCTAATCACACATCTTTTTCATGGTTGAGGTTTTTGGTGTGCTACGACCAAagcttgtttctgtttctgttacaTATTTAAAAGATTAGACTAATGCAGGTGACATATCATTTCTTGCATGGGCTTTTTTATGTTTAACATAGCAGCAAAATTGCTATCTAAATTGATACTGTACACTTATAGACCCAACTTGCACAGTGAAACATACAAAGAAGTTGTCATCGCACAGTCTGTAGGctcctttctctttgtttttgtttcaggtTTGGCGGCAGATGCTGAGATCAGGGATTACTCCAGACTCAAATGACTATAACCTGCTCCTGCGAACTGCCAGGGATTGTGGGATTGGCGATGTCGCCCTCACCACTGGTGTGCTGCTGCAGCCTGGCCAGAAGTACGAGAGGGATCGTGCATCACGTGTGAAGTCAGAGTCTGGATGTAAGGATGTGGTAGACATCGACCTCTTGGAGAGGCAGTTGTTTATCCAACCTGATCCACGCAGTGCGAGTCAGCAGGACAGCAGACACGGTGAGGAGGAGCCCTACAGCAGACAAGAATCAACCCATTTAGTACCAGtcagacaaacagaaaccaTCACGCTGCCTGTTGACTTAGCAAGTGAATCTGCAGCCCCTAACCTGCTGGACATTTTTGAGGGTAAGAGCAGCAGTGTGGTGTCCCTTGGCACCGTGGATGGACCCACAGATAGGCTCGCCCTCATCGGAGGAGCAGAGGGTTTCCTGGAGAAGATGGCGGCTAACAAACTGAGTCCAGACCTCAAAACAATGACTCTGCTGGCCGACACGATGGAGCCGAGCCACCAGTCTCTGCAGATGCTGCTGAAAGTCGCCAAGCAGCACAAAGTGAAGCTCGATGTCGCCTTCTTTAACTCTGTGATTCGCAAAGCAGCTAAAGCTGGTGACCTGGAGGAGGcaaaggtacacacacacacacacacacacacacacacacacacacacacgcacacacacactcttaatcAAGCTAGAGTTACATTTAGTTCacccaaattaaaaaatattttcttagtTACTTTTCGTTCTGCTTCCACCCAAATTCATCAGttgtggaaagtaactaagtacatttactcaagtactgtactgtaagatacttttactttacttgtaAGTATTCCCATttgataatacaaaatataatcaacaaataaagATGATTTATTATCAGGGATAAAGATTAAACTTTATTGACTTCTGAGGGTAAATTCACAAGATACCcaagaggagagggaaatgtctgtatttttgaaCCTGGACCatgttttctcatgttttttgtgcctacGTGACTAATGGAGATGAAAATTTATGACATTAGTCTAATATTGAGAGACTGCTACAGCCACAgtggtgaaacaggctgcaattgCAATCCTGCACCATCAGTTTTCATCCATTaaactgcttgtttttgccacagacaggttcagattgtgtcagaagtgtctgacaatattacagaaaggatccctacagaaaaaaataaacatttttttttaccttaccTGTCCCTTGTTCCAgtcttgtgtcagtgtgtgcaacCAAGTCTGGCTCAAGGAGAAGTCCCATTCTGAAATCTCTGACTTTTCCATGTTGTCAAAATCAGCTtaatattcagccatgacattgaaaatcttttagataaCACTAAGCTACACTTTCTGTACGTGTATACAGCAAACTTCTCCCGACATTATTCTCTCCAACATTATCGATTCCATCTCACAAGATTTCAGAACGAGACTGCTCCTTGAGTGAGACTTGTTCACATTAACAAACAGACTTAGTTTTGTAACTTAGGTGAATGGACTCCTTTttaaatgtgtgctcacttctttctctttctagTCTGTGCTGAGTGTGATGCGACAGCGTAATGTAAACGTGGATGCGCAGACATTTGGGAGCCTTGCTTTCGGCTGTGAGCAACAGCAGGAtgggctgcagctgctgacagacaTGGAGGTAAAGAAACACGCATCCTACAAGTCAGAGTGGATGTTCCTTTTTTTATGCTATATTTGTGTAATTGAGGTCAGAAATCCCTCTATATTCTGTCACAACTGCACTAAGACATGAACTTTAACATTGTCATAGTGAATAATACTCCAATATTAGCAGGAATTGTTTTAggagtagtagtagcagcactAGTGAAGGACCAGTATTATGATTTGACAGTTCTTTcatctgcatgtgtttttcgCAGGAGGCGGGATTTAAGCCTAACATCCAGGtgttctctgctctgattggccgaGCAACTCGAAGACTGGATTACGTCTACCTTAAAACATTGCTGAAAAGTATGAGAAGCATGGGGGTGTGGCCTAATGAGGTCATCATCAGACAGCTGGAGTTTGCCTCACAGTATCCCCCCAACTATAACAAGGTAAACACACGTACAGTTCATCAGGAAGCTTCCCAAACCAGTCAGTAGATACCCAAGCATTAAAACTTATCAGTGTGCATGGGTAGGTGCAGATTCTGACCGCAACCCTGAAGCTAAAGACTCTGCTGTAAACTTCATGGCACAATAATTTTATTAGCAGTGAATGAAATAAGTTTCAAATGGATGAAAAACAGATGTCCCAAAGCTTTTTGTATCAGAGACCTACAGAGGT
This region includes:
- the LOC117255405 gene encoding stonustoxin subunit beta-like isoform X1; translation: MEQDQQVPPFRPVFNTTPAPADDSLMDEPQTRADLLKYYCHLTLDPNTAYREMVLSEGNRKAELTDLVQDYPEHPERFSHLYQVLCKEGLTGRCYWEVEFDRSVEVAVAYKDLGRSDYYSECAFGCNDKSWSLDINSNSKCFRHNDEETEVPEPQSSRVGVYLDHKAGSLTYYCVCDTTLQLMHREETTFTKPLYPGLYVAFTAQLCDLE
- the LOC117255405 gene encoding stonustoxin subunit beta-like isoform X2; translation: MEQDQQVPPFRPVFNTTPAPDDSLMDEPQTRADLLKYYCHLTLDPNTAYREMVLSEGNRKAELTDLVQDYPEHPERFSHLYQVLCKEGLTGRCYWEVEFDRSVEVAVAYKDLGRSDYYSECAFGCNDKSWSLDINSNSKCFRHNDEETEVPEPQSSRVGVYLDHKAGSLTYYCVCDTTLQLMHREETTFTKPLYPGLYVAFTAQLCDLE
- the ptcd1 gene encoding pentatricopeptide repeat-containing protein 1, mitochondrial, whose product is MLTSVACSCVRNGRKVSVPVAKLSLFSTVKKSTRTLSVTGVHDLSRHRLPGLLTPTPWQLLSARSVSLSAASHGGADPLGSPSTPAESDPPDRENFGSLSTDMSSRRSFKKMSPYIQDLQYREEDDNGGKELVRPRRRPGTRNTPYWYFLQCKRLIKENKLQEALDVFSRDMLQGERLQPEEFNYTVLIGGCGRAGQPKRAFRLYNDMKKRGLDPTDATYTALFNACAESPFKQAGLQQALKLEQELRRKNHPLSTITYHALLKTHAITNHLQACIHTLREMLQNGHAVTRETFHYLLMGCLKNKETGFRLALQVWRQMLRSGITPDSNDYNLLLRTARDCGIGDVALTTGVLLQPGQKYERDRASRVKSESGCKDVVDIDLLERQLFIQPDPRSASQQDSRHGEEEPYSRQESTHLVPVRQTETITLPVDLASESAAPNLLDIFEGKSSSVVSLGTVDGPTDRLALIGGAEGFLEKMAANKLSPDLKTMTLLADTMEPSHQSLQMLLKVAKQHKVKLDVAFFNSVIRKAAKAGDLEEAKSVLSVMRQRNVNVDAQTFGSLAFGCEQQQDGLQLLTDMEEAGFKPNIQVFSALIGRATRRLDYVYLKTLLKSMRSMGVWPNEVIIRQLEFASQYPPNYNKYKSRNKYLDQIDGFRGYYQQWLRDMPAQGAEDDRAGLQSEADAAVLKTEAEDGLTENQRNQRAAARRYNSRKKDKTSSAAL